TTCCTCGTGCTTAATGTATCGGCACAGCAGGTCCCAGCCAGGCAGGCAGTCCCCATCATCGACTGTCAACTCCTACCATCTGTCTTCTTCTTATCTTCGAGTCgtagcagctgcagcagcagcagcagcagcagctccacCTGAAACTGACTCACCACCTACTCTCATTAAGATAAGGAAGAAAGGGGAACATCCACGACGTGCCCGACTCGGTAACCTACAGCTTCGTGATGGCGAAGCTTACCTCATACTCTCTCCACTTTCCATGTCGCTGCCACCAACCCAACCACCCTTTCTGGCTTAAGAAAGTACGCCACTTGGCTCCTCGCATGGTGGTGCAAGTGCAAACACATGATCACAGGGGAACACGCGACATGGGTTGTGCCTTAAGTGTTCAGCATCAATCATAGAGATGCAGCTGAGGATGGGAGGTGGGCTTCCACCATCTTCCAGTCCTTCTGTGCCTTGATCCCGACTCAACATGGATGTTTCCTGAAGACGAAAAAGAAAGACACATGAGAGCAGGGTTTTATTAATGATGGAGGCACATGACACGACAAATTTCCTGACACACACagagagattattattattattattattattatttattattattattattattattattattattattattattattatattttggtaacaTCGATCCGTCCAGGACATTAAGTCACAAGGATACATCATCACCCATTGTCGACATCTTCCGAACTCTCTTAACTTCATCTTGACGCAGAGATGCTCTGGTTACGATGGCCGACATTCTCGATCAACTTAAACTAGTAACAACATTCTGATTTGAATTACGGGTAAGAAAAGCTAAATCATACACAGCCGTAGCTAAGAACTCAAAAAACAACACGTGTTTAAAAAGAGAGAGGACTCCCTCCGCACCTGATGAAGTTTAGAGGCAAGTGCCTCTCACCTTCTCacgtatcatcatcatcatcatgcgtgCATGTTTCGGTATTCAAGTCCTCCTTACTTGAGAATCACAAAACAGTACATTACAAACTTGATTACCTTTTGTATATATACCAGGGCTTGATCCGCATCATCTGTGATCACATCAGAAATAGCAGTGAATAAGAAAAAAAGGCAACGATTCATTGTAATAAACATGCTAATAATGCAGAGAAGAAGACATCAGCAAATTTACATTACCCACCGAACTGAGTTTTCTTATTGCTGCCGAGTGTTTTCTTTAGGAACATAATAACATACATACAGGCAGGCCATCACACTACCTACCTTCTTCAACcataaaacatatatatacagaGGCGGCGGCACAGACTCGAGTTTCACCTCCGTCACATCCTCTCAAACATAATACTACTACACAACAATCTTATTCTTACAGCCACCTTCTCCCTTCGTTACACCTACTAGATAAGGGCTCATAGTCAACCGCTGTAAAAACAACCTCTCTCAACTCTCCATACCTATCTTCTACACTCAAAACTGACAAGAACTGCCCAACCTCTGCTTGAGCCTCTGGCCAGTGGCACCACACTTCCGGCTACGGAATGCACCTTGCAGCAGCTCCTGGAACTTCTCAAGAAATGCTGACCACTCCTCTTCTCCCATGTTAGCCAGCTTCACGAAGCTCACACTTGCAGGCAGCTGTTCGTTCGCACTCCTACTATTCCTACCCTGAAGCCCACTGGCACCACCGCTATTTCTACCAGTGGTACAATTAGCTCTTGGAACACCAGCCACATAGTTCTGACTATTCCCAGCAAGAGTCATGGTCTTCAAAGAAGCGGACAGTCTTGAGGCATGTGGAGGCCACTCACGGGCATCCGAGCAGTAAGTAGTATCCTCCATATTGTGCTCAATGTTCTCATCATCTTCCTCCTGCTCCTCCAAGCTCTCTTCTAATCTTGACAGCGGGTTTCTGGAGATTCTTCCTCTGGATCCAAAATTGAAAGATGGAGATTTCGGCATCACCGGATCAGCTTCCTCATAGTCAATATCAAACTGAATTGTGTCATCATAATTTGGACTGATTACTGGAGAAATGACCACTTTTTCTGCTATCAGCCGTCTTGCCTCAATGCACACAACTTCCAGTTCGCTTGGCGCCTCTTCCATTCCCCTGAATTCCCTGCTCATCATCTCACCAATCTCTGCAAGGCAAAGCCCAAATGCAGCTGCTTCCTTGAGAAAAATTGTTGACAGGATCAAAACTCTAAGGCATGCTTCGCGGATCATGGGCAGCTCCATACGAAGCATCTCAGAATCTTTCACCGGATCAAGGTTTGCAATATACTTAAGCTCATCCTCACAGAAAGGGATTGATGCCTGTGGCCAGTGGATCCACTCAAAATATGGATCATCCAAACTCTCCGGCAAGCAGAGAccatgatcgattggaataagtTCTGTCTGAGCCCCAAATCTACCAGTTGCCCCTTCAAGTTTCCTCACCAAGAGGTTTCCAGCATGCCTGTCAGTATTAAAAATTCTAATATCGAGGATACCAATCCTGTGTATAGCTGCAACAGGGAAACTGGACGTCCCATGGTCACTAGCATCGTAGTCATGAGGAATAAATTGTTGAAAGGATGCTATCTTGCTGACTGCACTCCGCTTCCTGTCAACAGCCTTGCCGCTAGTATTAGAGTTAACACCTTCATTCACATGGAAAACCGAATGAGTGATCTTGACAAGGACCGTGGGGGGGACATTGGCAAAATGATCATAATCCAGGAGGTATGCAGCAACTTCCCTGAATCCAGTCTCACCAACCCGCACAGACCTTTTCAAGCCTGGTTGTCCAAGGGCCTTCCCAGTGAAACCTTTAGGATTATTCGGTGCAAATGGTTCCTCATCTGTGGGCTTCACAATTGCAACACTCTCACCTTTGGTGTTCCTGAAGTAGTAGGCACCACCAAGCCCACTGTGAACCGGTAAAGGAGCAACGCCATTTTTAATAGCCTTCACAACATCCTTGACCAGCTGTCTTGTTCGAGAGCAGCGGCTAGAGCACACTAAAACTTCGATTGGGCCACTCCGATCCCTTTGCTGGTGGATGTCCTTTCCAGTAGGAGAGAGGCACGGAGTGGAGGAACTTCTATGCATGGAATTCCTGGTAAGAAGCAATGGTGAATCATTCCGGACAGCACTGAGATCATTTTTCAACACAAGGTCACCAAAAGTGAGCGAGCTCTCATCGGTAGGTACATTAAGAGCAATCTGTAACCTTCTCTTCACAGTATGAGCATTATCCGCACGATCCAGTTCAATACCCAATACACATCCAGTTTCAGTTTGAACGAACACACGCCTTCGTCCACTTGGTTTTCCTTCACTTTGGTTGCTCCGATGGTACTCGTAGTTAAGGGTGTGGGTTAAGACGGAAACTGCCATCTGGGTCTTAATGGGGCTGTCCAAGTTAGGCGACATGGAATAAGTAGGATCCACAGTTATCAACAACAGATACTTCGGCCAAACAGAtgattttcttctttctcttcttctctcttgAGCACACGCCACACACGGAGGCTGACGCGGTTATAGAGAGAAGGTGCAGTACAGGATCGATCATTAAGTGAGAAAGTAATACTGGACCAGCAGACCTTGAACAAAAACTAGAAAGCAGTAGGTCTGTGGGAAGATGAGCGACCACCCTACATTGGAAAACCCATCTTATTGGCCATTAGGCTGATATGAAGGAATCAGGACCTGTCAACAAAGTGTTCTACTTGTAAGCACTGAAACAATAAAACCAACTTACGATAGAAAAGTAATTACCGATTCATCACATCTAATCTTTGGAAAATTCAAGCAATTCATAGCATGTATATTCGCAAGTGAAATAAGCAATCGTGAACCAGACGAATAACATAAAATTACCAAAGCAATAGACAGACTGGAGATCAACAATAAATAGTATGAACAATTGGCGGCTACGAAAAAGGGACAAAAACCAAGACAGGACTTCAACTTTACTACTTCGTTTCTAGTCATGACAATATTATAGAAACTAAAGACACCAAAGAAAAATAGCGCTAAGAAGTTGCCAATCCAATATGCAATAAAACAAGATTCTCCGTATAACATTTGTTTTGAAGCATTAGCATAAAATTACCAAAGCAATAGACAGACTGGAGGTCAACAATAAATAGTATGAACGATTGGCCGCTACGAAAAAGGGACAAAAGCCAAGACAGGACATCAACTTTACTACTTCGTTTCTAGTCATGACAATATTATAGAAACTAAAGATACCCAAGAAAAATAGCGCTAAGAAGTTGCCAGTCCAATATGCAATAAAACAAGATTCTCCATATAACATTTGTTTTGAAGcattagcataaaactaatccatTTGCACCCAAATGTTCTCCAAAATAAGTGTCGTTTCCTACAAAAACAAAAAGTGCATATCTATAAACAAGAACCGGATAACAATCGATGAGAAGCAACAAATGAGACATCCAAACACATAAACATAACAAATCAAGTGACCAAGACCCCATGCTGAGATATTTGTTTGATCAGTTGCTGAAAGATAACGATCAAGATTTAGGAGTGTTAATCAAACAATCAAAATGCGCTGATGCTTCACTGAGAGATTCCACGGACCTCATCAAACCAGAATGAAAACCGTGCAAAGTCTTTGCCACTTTTTCCCCAAAAATCAAGAAAATTATCATATCCCAAAAACAAAATACGAGAAGAAGCAACAGTCGACGCTTACTCCACCGGTTCTTGGTTGCTTTAGAACCAAACCTTTCCGTTCCAAAACGTGCCCGCTAATTTCAAGTAATAAAACCTGACGATCTAAGTAGCGATCGTCTCGGTGTAGCCGGATGAAACCAAAACCCTAATATTCCTAGGCAGAGACCAAATCGCCCCCGAAAACCCCATCATCGTGTCCAAGAATCCGCAAGAATCAACCAAACAACCAAAGCTAAAAACGATCTGAGGCACCTAGCGACATCAAGAACGTCCAAACGAGGAGATCGTAAAAAGAAATCGTCTAGGAACCAAGCGTCATACTGGCAAGGGAGATCGCGAGAGGCGGCGGAAGTAACCCACCAGCGGCTGCGATCTCACCGAACCACCAGCTCCACGGCGACCCGACGCGGGAATCCGACCCGGTTGTCGATCCCACGGCGGAGGATCGCGCTCCTCCTCCAAGTCCACTCGCTctttccctctccctctcccactCTCTCGCCTGTCTTCAATCTTCTTTGCCCTTTATTAGGAGTTGCAAAACAAGCCCGTGGTTAAGACAACTAAACCCTCCCGTGATTAAGGCTTTAAGCCGTAATAAATCATATATTAATTACGCCAAACGTTTGCCCCCTTTTCTCTATCTGGATTCGAAGTCTCTGGAAGGAAACGGAGGAAGAGGGAGCCGTTGGACTGGCGAGCGAGAATCATCCGACGGATGATATCAAGCAACGTGGGGACAAGAGATTGGTGATTAATGAGGTCAGGTTACCGCCTCATCACCGGAACTGAACTGCCCTCGGTTGattgtctaaagaatgtattccaCACGCCCAAATCTTACGAGGAAATACTTACGCGCCGAGATGAAGACACAACACTGCCGCGTGTAATCTGAAAGCTTAGGGAACGCCGGCAGGTACGTGGTTCCGTATTACACCCATTTACTGGACTGGCTGACTGAATCACCCCTGAAATGATGGCGGACATATTCGATGTTTCTGCGGCCTTTGCGGTCCAGACCGCGTCACCCGTTAAAGGTTTCATGAATGATTGAGCATTCTGCATTGTAGCATTTAGCTACACCCAATTTTGGGGGCTCATAAATTTATGTGGGTCCCACCATCCAAGTGATTAATATAtaaggtttttattttttggGGATAAACaatgaggttttttttttcttcatatattAATCACCATCCAAGTGATTAATATatgaggttttctttttttttttgggataaatggtgaaaataaaatttgagcatggaattttataataaaatgttaAGGTCTTTATCAGTTAAATAAACTAATATCTTTAATGATACTTAATTTTTATGCTCACAATGAATAAAAGTATTAACATAATAACATTTAAACTCTTTTAAATCATTTTGAGAAAAATAGTAAGattgaaattttcttgatatatCTGTTATCAGATGACTGGTTCATTTAAAATTAGTATTTTTGTAATATCTATTTtactaataattttaaaattataagtatCATTATCCAACCTAAAGAGATGATTAATGAATTAATTTGTTGAGTTTGAATCATTgatcttaattatttaatttaaaaactaataataatataGTGGTAGCTCAATACAGTAACATAAAGTTACTAAAGTGTTAAAACTGAATTAATAATATTAGGTGAGATTAAACTAAGGTATTGATTGAGATAATAGTTCATCTCAATAATGTTTAGAAGAAAAAGTGCAACTGTGATGTGAAAATTATGTGTTACAGTGTTGTTCTCTTTTATTTTTGGTAATGGATTCAATACCAAAAGGCAAGCTCAGGATTGTGCTTGGTGATCAATCAGGAGTGAGCATAAAACTTGAAGGCACAAACAAAATGATGAGTACTTAAGGAAGGTAGGAAGTAGAGGTTTATAGGGTGTAGGAAGGGGGGGCAGGCAAGTGATGCTGAGGTGAAAGGAACCAGTCTCTAACCTATGAAGGTGAGTTGGCCCTCTTGTGATGGAAATTAATTATGCATTTTGCTTAAAGATTGGTGAAGCACATGAACACTGAGAGAGACTGCTTGGACCTTCTTTTTCCAACAGTACTGTGACAtgttatcctcctcctcctcctccactgttGGTGATGAGGCTGCTGAGCTTGTTGAATGTGGCTGTACAATCAAGTGCAGCCTCAACATCTCATGGATGATGATAAGGCAATGCTTCACAAAACTTGTGCTCTAATCTTTTTTGTTttcctcaaaagaaaattttattagatCCAAATCtacagaaagaatttttgaagatcttttCTAGTAAGAAAAAACAAAGGGGGCTCTTTGAATGCatgaaattgacaaagcttcgaAGGAAACAACAGTCAGCAGATGCTTTGATCAAGCAGATGCTTTGGTCAAGCAGCCGAGCAATCCAGACTAGCGACGCATCATTTGTTCCGCGTGACTTCCTCATCAAAGAACGATGGCATCTTCAACACGCCACTTTCGCTGCGTTGCTGCACGCCATCTGTGAAACCTGCAAGAAACAGTCAACACCGATTTCACTTTCTTTGTGCTCGCCTCCTCTCATACAATGAACTCCAAATGCTGAGTCTTCCTACTAAAAACTTGATCACCAAGCAACGCAAACATTCCCTTCCCCTATAAAAACTCGATCTGTACAAAGCATTCTTCCTCGAGTTACTACACTTCAGTCTCCTCCCGTCGCCGAGTTCATCTTCGTGTGTTGGGCCAAACCAAAAGCTAGTCATGGAGATCAGCAACGAAGGCCATAAGAACTCATTCCTGTCGGCGTTGGCGTCGTGGTTCCGATGCTTCTTCCGCACCAATCATGCAAAGGGAGTAAAACCGGCGGGATCGGCTGCGCCGGACGCAGCGATGGTTGCCGCTGCTAAGCATTTCTCTCACACAGTCAACTTAGGATAGACTTGTGTTCTTGCATGCCACCACTCTAGTTTGTATTAGTATTTTCTCGTATATATTTGTAAGCTCTTAAGCTAACTGTACATGAAGGAATTCGCAAGATTTGCCCGTGCTATGATCGATAGAAGTACCTTTGTGATCATTGGAGAAacttgatgggagtattgatgaaGCTTTTTTAGTCGTTGATTAGAACATGAcaataaaaaattgaaaagcatgCTTTCCTATGGAACAATCTCTCCAGGAAATATGTGTCAGATGACGAATAGCCCTTGTCGTTGTGAGTCCATGCTTCTATATGCAGCTGAGAAAGCTTCCAGGAAAACTGTTGTTGAAAGTTGATCCACAGGAGTGCATGTATCATCAAAAAGTCAAACGACCGCACAACCACAAGTCAATTAGAAAccggcaagaagaagaagacgaagtcgCGCTTCCCTTGCCCTCTCTTCATGTAGATCGACTGCCTCCTCATCTGCTGCTTCGAAGTCCAATCGCTTACTAATTCTTTGACCTCGGCTGCTTTCTTCTTTCTAGGAAAGAGGGAGCGCAAACACTTGATCGCCAAGAAATGTAAACCTCGACTGCTCGTTACCATCCAAAGAAAGGTCAAAAGCCATCAACTGCAGAGAGATAGGACATGTTGAAAATGTTGTCAATAAGTTTCATCACTTATATTCTAACATATATATactcttatgtatatatatagtgtcactttaataataataataataataataataataaaacagtaAATTTAGTTCTTCCATTAAAAACATTTGGTATACTCAAATGTTTGTGGAAGAAAGTAGGTATTTTCTTACATTCATTTATTATTGTAATGACAAAACTTGAGTTTATATGTTaatggaaatttttttttttagaaaattcgGGTTTGGTTGAAAGATAAGGAgattataagattaaatatttaaaaatatatagaggTGGTGAAAACAtatctaatgaatttaaatttttttaagaaataatagaATTTTATATTAATTCACTATGttatacacacctcaacaaaatggtgttctcgaattttaaaaattttctgaAGTATTATATTTTCTAGGAtactaaaagaaaaaagaacaaaacttaAAGTTGACAGTAAAAAATACATCTTATTAGAGCATGATGAGAATTCCAATtattacaaactctacaatcctatcataAACAAAGTTATGATATGAAAAAAGTTTGATAAATAACAGATTTAGAATTGAAAAAATTAATGAGCAGAATAAGAAAACTATATCTTCATAAGAGggtgatataatacaagcaaacaCCGAAGAGTCTTTGCCTGAATTATCATCTAGATCGGTTAAGTCATATAATTTAAGAAGTCTGATTATAAGAAGAACAAGAACGATTCAGGAGCTATATGACGAGACTCAAAAGGTTGATACtaataatgataatttttttttattttatctttttgcaggATAATCCATTATCATTCGAAGAATATTGCAAAGAAGAGAAATGACTACAAACTATAAATAAGGAGATTCGTGCTATTAACAAAAATGATATACGAGGGCTTACTACACTTCCAAAAGACTACCAAATGATCaatgttaagtggatcttcaaaataaAAGGAAATGCATATAAGAGGAGGTAGAGAAATATAAGACACGATTAGTTGTAAAGAAGTATTAGCtatgaaaaaatttataaatgCTTACGGGGCACTAAGATTTACTGCTCTTCTCCTCTACCGCAAACATGCTTGACTACCACAGATAGGAAATCGCCATTGCTGCATGAACTATCAAGCCAATTAGTAACAGAGGCTCGGTGGCTCTTACTCCTTGTTTGGCGAAAAGGTTCTTTTCTAGACACCAATCGACCTACAATCTCAGGACTCCTCAGACAAGTACTGCACTTTCTATTAACGAAGGAAGATATGCCTGGAAAGTTAACGGATGAACTCGAAGTTTTCCATTAGATAAGATAGAGTGACTTTAGTATTTCTTTAAAAAGCTATTATCTACATCAAGAGAAGGTGGTTTAAAGAAAGAATAAAGCCAGCGGACGAGACTGACCATTGGGACAGACAAAGACAATTATCAATCATTGGAAAATCTCTTGTCGACAAGGGATATATGGAATCTCCATAAGAGGAGCTGTGGTGGTATCGTGCTATTAGACTGTCTGACTGGGTTGGCTATTTTCTACGCTCCCAATGACTGTATTGGATGAAGCACTGGAAAGAGAACAAGACAAGGCTCCAATGACTGATTCTACTGCTCCTCCACCCAGGGAAGGAATGGAGCTTCGCTCTTTGAAGAGAGAGTTGAGAGTTCTTGCTTCCTGCCTTCAAAGTAGATTCAAAGATATAAGATATGATTCCTTCAGCTGTCCATTCACAGCGGATGAAGAAATAACATTGTACAGTGCGAACGCGGAGTAGAAAAGACGCAAGGTTCTACCACTTTACCTCATTCGTTTTCTCGTCATTCATTCTCTATGCATTTGTCATATTATCAACAAAATCTCTTatttttttctaagaaaaaagTTAGTTTATACTTTCCAGAATTATCTTctctagaaaagaaaaaaaaggggctCTTTGAATGCATGAAATTGACAAGGCTTCGGAGGAAACAACAGTCAACAGATGCTTTGGTCAAGCAGCCGAGCAATCCAGACTAAGCCATTCATCATTTGCTCCGCGTGACTTCCTCATCAAAGAACGATGGCAACTTCAACAAGCCGCCTTCGCGCGTCGCTGCACGCCATCTGTGAAGCCAGCAAGAAACAACCAACACCGATTTCACTTTGTTTGTGCTCGCCTCATATATTTTGACTGACGCCTCTTCTCCTACGTTTAAGTCCAAATGCTGAGTCTTCCAACTAAAAACTTGACCACCAAGCAACGCAAACAATGAAGCTTTTTTAGTCGTCGATTAGaacatgataataaaaaaattgaaaagcatgCCTTTTCCTCGTAGAACAATCTCTATATGGAAATAAGTGTCAACCTTCTTCCTAATCTATATAAACGAGAGGGatataatctatataaataggagagggacatgttaatgaatttaagataaaacttattcaataaaatttctttaataattattcttatattctattatttttatcatattattaGAGTAGTGAGAAAAGCGAAACTTCGTTCTTGTCTTcgaccagcgaccaacgtcgttgagaaaagcaaagcttcacCCTTGCCTTCggccatcttcctcaccgcgatagtcttcgttgatctgccaacagtcaatggacttaaggagaacgaaggacaAACTTAAGGGGAACGAAAGGAACGCTTGTGCCCTCATAACAATAGTAATCATAGCAGCAGCGATTtgctctactcacgaagcctctcgctcgtaaaccattatttgcatcgatccaagattggtatccttgataggagcaccatcttgcgatggcatgatagaagataagatttccttgtTGAAAATATTGTCGATAAGTTTCATCACTTATATTCTAACATAtatacacttatatatatatatatatatatatatatatatatatatatatgtatatatatatatgtatatatatatgtgtatatatatatacacatatatatatatacatacatatatatatacatatatatatacatacatatatatatatatacatatatatagtgtcactttaataataataataatagagaaAATTCAGTTCTTCCATTAAAAATACTTGTTTAGCATGTATATATAACTAAATTATAGCGTCTTTAAGATGATTTGCAAGTTAGTGGCTTAACGGCTTCCTCCTCTATCTCACTTATCACTACAAACGAAAACtgtaaataattatatttctaaTTAATATTTTGAGAGAAGACCTTTCTATTCCCCAGGAATCTCCTCCACCATAGCTGGGTCAAGTTTATGCAGCAGCTTCCAAGAAAGCAATATGTTATTTGACGGCATGAACCTTGGTCAAGCAGTCCAAAAGCTTTACAGATTCCTTGAACTCGATTCCAAGTTCTTTCTCAGAAAGAAGCAGCGTAAAAAACTTGATCACCAAGCAACATAAACCATTCCTCTCCCTATAAATATATGTTGCTCGTTAGCATCCGAACTACGATAGAAAGCCATCAACTCTCCACCTACGACGCATTCTTCCCTGTGTCGAGCCTCCATTTGTCCCCAAGTTGTTCTTCTTGTGCTTGCCTAAACCCGAAGCAAGTGATGGGGAGCAGCAGAATGGGCAGTAAGCCACTGTGGTCGTGGTTCCGACGCTTCTTCCTGAC
This DNA window, taken from Musa acuminata AAA Group cultivar baxijiao chromosome BXJ3-7, Cavendish_Baxijiao_AAA, whole genome shotgun sequence, encodes the following:
- the LOC135584583 gene encoding phosphatidylinositol 4-kinase gamma 5-like; translation: MSPNLDSPIKTQMAVSVLTHTLNYEYHRSNQSEGKPSGRRRVFVQTETGCVLGIELDRADNAHTVKRRLQIALNVPTDESSLTFGDLVLKNDLSAVRNDSPLLLTRNSMHRSSSTPCLSPTGKDIHQQRDRSGPIEVLVCSSRCSRTRQLVKDVVKAIKNGVAPLPVHSGLGGAYYFRNTKGESVAIVKPTDEEPFAPNNPKGFTGKALGQPGLKRSVRVGETGFREVAAYLLDYDHFANVPPTVLVKITHSVFHVNEGVNSNTSGKAVDRKRSAVSKIASFQQFIPHDYDASDHGTSSFPVAAIHRIGILDIRIFNTDRHAGNLLVRKLEGATGRFGAQTELIPIDHGLCLPESLDDPYFEWIHWPQASIPFCEDELKYIANLDPVKDSEMLRMELPMIREACLRVLILSTIFLKEAAAFGLCLAEIGEMMSREFRGMEEAPSELEVVCIEARRLIAEKVVISPVISPNYDDTIQFDIDYEEADPVMPKSPSFNFGSRGRISRNPLSRLEESLEEQEEDDENIEHNMEDTTYCSDAREWPPHASRLSASLKTMTLAGNSQNYVAGVPRANCTTGRNSGGASGLQGRNSRSANEQLPASVSFVKLANMGEEEWSAFLEKFQELLQGAFRSRKCGATGQRLKQRLGSSCQF